From Candidatus Methanomethylophilaceae archaeon:
ACGAAGAAGTCGGTGATCGCTACGGAGCCTCTGTCCAAGATTTCCTGGCCTGGCCTGGGCATGAAAAGCTCTCCGCCATCCATCTTCGGTATCGGGGAGCGCGCATGTGTTCTAGCGGATTCCCAGAAACGCCTCGCAATAAGATCGCGCAGAGCGATGCGGCGGGATTCGGTGGAGCGCGTATCCTCAGGGAACCCGGCTTTCGCCATCGGCACCCTGACGCGGACCGATGTGTGCCCTGCCCTGTCATTCTGCACAGAATCGAAGGATATCTCGAAATCCTCGAGCGTAAAACTGTTCTGTATGCCCTTGTACTTGGCGAACGGCTTTCCGTCCGCGTTCTTGAGGGTCTTGCGAAGGACTTCCTCGGATGCCATTTTACCACCTTGATCATGAATGCCGGAGTCTGCGCTTGGTGCCGGAGCCTTGGCTATCGGCTTTCTTCCTCCGCTCGGGAAGCTCCGTTCTCCCGGCAGATCCAAGGCGGCTGAGAAGTTTCGCCATCGGCGGCGATGAGTTCGGATCTCAGCGGAACTTGCTGTATCTGTCGAGAAGCCTGCAGATTTTGTCGTACTCCTCTTTGGACAGGTCGCCTGCGTCCAAAAAAGTCCTGACGAATTCTTTCGCGTCTTTGGTCGAGACGCGGGAGGCCTTCGCGATGACGGACGCGAGGAAGGACGATGCTTTGGACGGATCCATGGAGGACGCCTCCAGAATCTCGTTCATATCATATTTGAAAGGGTTGATCCTGTGGGTGTTCAGCATCGCCTGCCTTTTGGTGGACTCCTTTGTCCTCGGTTTACCGCTGTTCTTTTTAGCTCCGCGAGGGTTGCTCCTGTCCTGCAAAGCCCCGGAACCGCCCGAAGACTGGATAACCACTTTGTTCCTTTTGTTTTCACCGACCAAGATTATAACTCCGGTTGGTCGCTAATCGGACGTCCATATTTAAATGGTTCGTACCTTTCTTTAATAAGGAAAACACATTGCCTTGAGCATGGCGAAAATCGGATCCGATGGAGACGATAAAGAAGGCAGATCCGCGATGGTCACATATGCCATCCTTCTGGTCACGACCGCGATAATAGCCGTATTAGGGATGATGCTGGGCGATATGGGCGACCTTCTGCTCACCGCCCCCGTCATCGTGGTGCTTCTGCTGACGATCTTCTCCGAACGCAAGATCCATCTTCCGACTCTCACGGTCATCATGATCTGGACGTCGATGATCCTGAGCATATCAAGCAGGATCTTCTTCCATGGGAATGCCCTGGCGATCCTGGCCAACATCCTCATGGGAATCAATCTGACCCTCATCGGACTCATCGTGGTATTCATACTCATGGGCAAGATGCCGGGGGATTCCAAGAAAAGAAGCCTTATAGAAGCCTTGGTCGCCGGATCGATCGCGATGTCCGTGTTCATGGGCATGATCATGCTCCAGTATTACATGTCGTTCCTCTTCAGCAGGATGTCCATCCCGACCGTCCCCATAATGATGGATCAGACGCGCGACATGCTCATCGGAGTCGCGATAACGATCGTCCTTTACATAGAATTCAGGGAGAGCAGCATCTTCAAGTACACTTTAGTGGACTTCCTGCAGAACAACAGCGGCGCCCTCGGGCTGGAAGACCAGGAGAGACGGGAAATCGCCGACCTGATCCACAAAGGCGAATCCGATTCTTTGGAATTCAAATCCACGCTCAGAACCAACCTTGCCACCGGAGCGGTTGACAAAAGGATGGAAAAAGCCGTCCTGAAGACGCTGGTCGCTTTCATGAACACGGACGGCGGAACGCTTCTGATCGGGGTCAGCGACGACGGAGAGGTCCGCGGGACCGACATTGAGAGCTTCGACAATCTGGACAAGATGAATCTGCATCTCACCAACATGATCGCCAGCGCCATCGGGAACGACTATCTGCCGTACATCAACTTCAGGTCGCTGGACTACGAGGACGGAAAATACGTCATCCGCGTCGACTGCCAGAAGACGAAGAAAGCCGTATTCCTCAGGGAGGGCAAATCCGAGCAATATTACGTGCGCTCAGGGCCCTCAAGCGTGGAGCTCACCGGGATGAGCCTCGTGAACTACATCAACAACAGATACGGGAAGAACAGATGGCTGCGCAAACCTGCACCGGCAATCCCGATGCCGACCGATGATGACGCCAAAAAAGAGGAATGAAAGGGGTTTGGTAAGGGGTTTCTGAACTCTGATCAGTTCTTCTTATCGTTTTCGACAGCATCCTTAGCCTTTCCAAGGGTCCTCGCGATGTAGATAGTCATGATGACTGCAAGGACAGTTACGATTATGGCGTAAATCAGAAGGCCTATGAGGTCGTTTGCTTCGCCGAAAACTTTTGCGACAGCGGTCTTTATGGTCTCATTCCAAGCAAGAGCAGCGACGAGACCGAACGCAGCCGTAATCAAGGACGCGAAAGTCTCGAGGACTTGGATTTTGAACTCCTTTGATGCCATAGATGTGCAGTAGCATAGCCACTATATGTTTTTGATGGCTGGCTTTCCAAAATGTAATGTGCGGGGAAAGGGATTCGAACCCTTGAATCACTAAGAACGGGATCTTAAGTCCCGCGCCTTTGGCCTGCTCGGCTACCCCCGCGGCGAACCGATAATGCCGGCGGCCGCTTTTAACCTTAGTGCCGAACGGGGAGAAGGGGCGATTGCCCCCTCCATCACTTCTTTACGGGATCGTTGGCGCTTCTTGCGAACAGGGACAGCGCCACCAGAACGACGCTTATCGCTCCCAGGATTATGAAGGCGATGTGCATCCCATCCATTGTCGCGGCATTCACTGGCAGCCTGTCGCCCGCCACCAGAGTGACCAACGCCATCATGGCGGACATCCCCATCGCTCCGGAAACCGTCCTCATGGAGTTGAGGAGCGCGGTGGCGTCCGGCCTGCTTTCGAATCCAACGCTGCTCACACCCCACGTGGTCATAGGCATCACCATGCAGCCCGATATGCCAATCACGGAGCCTATCGCCACTATGAACAGGACGTTCGAATCGACGGGTATCATCGCCACGCCTGCGCATGCGACCAAGCAGAGCACCATGCAGATCAGCATAGGCTTCCGTATCCCGTAGCTGTCGTACAGCCTTCCGGCTATGGGAGACATGATGGTGCAGAGCAAAGCGGCTGGAAGCAGGAACAGACCTGCCATCGCGGGGTCGCATCCGAAGCATTTCTGATAGCAGACCGGCATCAGAAGCGAATATGACATCGTCACGACATAAAACAGCATCGAGCAGATGACTGCCAGCGAGAATTGGCGCGTGCGGAACAGGCGGAGATCCAGGAACGGATTCTCCAGATGCAGCTGCCTATAGACGAATATGACTGCGCCTATCAGTCCGACGACGATCGGGATGTAGGACAGCTCGCTCATCAGCCCGTAGGAAATGACGTTGCTGACGCCCAAAGTCAGACCGCCGAACATGAGCGCGCAGGTTGCGAATGACAGAACATCAAACGGAATCTTGCTGACATCAACCACGTTCACCATGCTGGACAGGGTGATGACCAAAGATACCACAGCTATAATCAGGGGTATGTAAAACGCTCCCCTCCATCCGAACGCGTTGATCATCACGCCGGCTATGGTAGGCGCTATGATAGGGGCGGCAGACATGGAAAGACCATACCACCCAAGCACGGTTCCATGCCTTTCCTTGCGGTAGATCGTGAGAAGGACCACCTGCGCCATGGACATCAATATGCCGTTGGATGCCGCCTGAAGGATCCTCCCCAGCATCAGCGTGGCGAAATCATTGGCGACGAGGTCTATCAGCATTCCCACCACAAAAACCGCGACGGTCGCTATGTACAGAATCCTGGTAGGCACGCGCTTCACGAAAAACGCGGAAGCCGGCATCATAATGCCCATGACCAGCATATAACCGCTCGTCAGCCATTGGGTCAGGGAGTCGCTGATGTTCAGAGCCTCGGAAATGCTTGGTATGGCGGTGGCGAGCGCGGTGCTCATCATCGAAGTGGCGGTGCAGATGACCACTATGTTCAGGAAAATGAGCCGCTTCCTGCCGTCGGTCAATTCCGTGGGGGACATGCATCGGTGGTTACGAATCAATTATATTATTGTTTCCCAAGAAACCAATACTTGTTAAAATTCTCGCCTCAAAACGCCGGGATAATATACGGAACCGCCATTTCCTATGCATGTCCGGCAGGCCGCGCGATTGGGAAGTTGAGAAAGCCATCAAGGAATGCCTGAAAGAGAAGGGTTCCTATGGATCGCTTAGCGCGCTGCATGCGGACGTAGCGAAAAAATTGGCCGAAAGAGACCCGCCCATCGGGACTACCCCCGAAAGAATAAGGAAGATCGGGATCGAAAAGAGGCTTTTCTCGGTGGATATCAGCTATTCCAAGCGCAATTCCCTCTGCCGCTATGAATCTTGCCCGGTCTGCGGCGGGAAACTGACCACGACTTACAATCGCACCATCGACAGCGACAGCTTGACGGCGATGGGCTCGAAATGCTCCAGATGCGGGTACGATGTGAGATCCGGATACATGAGGCCTTCTAGATATGCCATAAGGAAGGCCTGATATGCTCCCTGAAGAGCGCATAAAGGCTTTGAGGAAAGCGGAAGCCCTTCTCAACGAAGCGGCCGACATTATGGACACCGCCTTGCATATGTCAGGCATGGAAAGCCGCTCCGACGGGGATTCCCAGGCCATAAGGCGCATCGCATCCTCGGATTCCTATGCCGGCAGCCTCAGAAACATGGCGTTGGACCTGGAGTACGCTTCCGAAGAGCAGCCTTGCTGGACCCAGCCCCTCACTTCCCCGAAAAACCAATTCCGATGCGTCCCCCGAAAATCATTTTATCGATAACGGATGATTCGGGGCCAGAGGGCCTCCGATGAAAATCTGGGAATTTGCGAAAGTCAAGGGTTCGAAGATAAAAGTGGACAATTGGATGTCCGATACCATGGGGCTGGTGAACGGAGGATGCGTGTACAGCACGCTGTTCAAACACCCCGATCAGGGCCCGAAGGACTATGAGATGATTCTCTCCATGTTCCCCCAGGAGAATTACCGCACCCTCACGCACATAACGATGTATCTGGACGACGTCCCGGGATCCAGCGCCCAGGCGGCCAATTTCCTCGCGGAAAAGGAGATCAACATCCTGAATTCGGTCTCCCTCAACGGGATCTCCGACACCGTGATCGTCTGGAAGATGATGGCGGACCTGAACTTCGCGGGCGAAGGCGACATGCTCAAGGAATCGTTCGAGAGCCTCAAGGCCAAGGATGACCCGTCGGTATCCAAAATCAAAAGGATCGACATCAAGCCCGCCGAGATCGGAAGGCTCTTCAAGACCGGGCAGAGCACCGGAGGGAAAGAGGAGATACGCCGCGGATACCCGTCCACTCTGAAGGACGGATGCTTCGACGTGGCGGAGCAATATGGGGATGTTCTGGGGGATTTGGACGGCAAGAACGCGCTGATCACCATCGACGCCGATTCCTGGATAATGTCTGTCACTTTCTTCAAACCGGACACGAAACTTGTCAAGGCCTGCATAACAATCCCGGACTGCCCCGGAGGGATAACCCAGGCCCTCGGAATCATCGCAGACTGGAACGTGAACCTGATATCCGTTTTCAGCAAGATCAAAGTCTGCTACCAGAAGATGTATCTGGAGCTTTTCATGGACATCGGCAAGAGCAGGATGACCGCCGATGAGATCAGGGAAGCGCTTCCGAAGGCCATGTCCGACCTCAACGGCGTCTTCGAGCTGGCGGAATTCACTGAGCTCAACTGACCCCAAAATGCCGGAGACTCGAATCCGGCAAACATTTATCCCTTTATGGATACAAAATTACGCGCACTTTATAAGTATATCCTAATGCGGTTACATCTATCATGATTGTGTCCGGATACTCTCGCATAGACACCTCGCTCCGGCCGGGCTCTTTCCTTTCCGTGGTGTACGTGTCAAAGGAAGACGGCGACAGCGAATATGCCGACGAAGTATCCGCGAATATCCGCGCGGATATCGACTCCATCGACGGGGTCGCCGTGGCATCGAAATACGGGGATCCCCTGCTCATTCCGGGCCTCCACAAGCTGCTGAGGAAGCTGAAGATGCCGAACCGCGACCTGATGCTGATAACTTCAGGCAGCGACTACAGCGTATTGGACGACCTCGTTGGCGCCGGATACGTCAATTACGTCGATCTGGTAGTCGACGGGCCCCTAGACAAATCGCAGCAGGAATGCATCAAAATCCTGGACAACTGCGGGTGCCCTTACATGGTGACCGTGGAGATGATCCCGGGAAGGATCTCCGAATCCGCCCTCAAAGAGCTCGCCGGCTCCATAGACGGCTCTAAGCACCTGATCCTCAAAGCCGGGAAGACCGCGGAGAGGAAATTCGGGGAGAAAGAGCTGATATCCCTGGCGAACTCGGTGAAAGGAGCCGCCAGAGACGTCAGGCTGATCGCTTCGTGAATCTCTCGGCCACGGCCCAGATCCCGGGCGCCAGCGAGCGGCTGCTCTTGTTTACGAATCTGAGCGGAGCGTCGGCTTCCTCTTCGAAGCGTCCTATCGCTTTCTGATCCTTGGAGAATATGCCAGCGGACAGCCCGCATTCGGTATTCTCGAGCTCGAAAAAAGCGTCATCCAGAGAATCCACGACTTTCACGTTCAGGATCGGGAAGCCCGAGTCCATGAAACTCAGATCGTTCTCGTCGTCGAGGCCCGCCAAGACCGCGAACGGGACGTACGGGCCCATCGGAGAGTCCTCGGAGGGATCGGCTTTGGCTACTATGAATCCTGCATTCTCGGCGAGGAGCGCCCTGTACCTCTCCTCCGACTTCCTGGATATTATCGGGCCGGAGAAAGTGGTATCGTTTACCGGATCGGAAATGACGATCTTTCCCACCTCCGCGGTCAGCGCGTCCAAGAATTTCCTCTGCTCATCGGCCGTGACTATGACCTTAGAGCATGAGAACGGCCTCTGGCCCGAGTATGCGAACGCTGATTCTGCTACGGCGCGGGCGGCGGCCTTCATGTCGGCGGGATGGTACACGATCGCCGGATTCATGCCCTTGATTTCGTTGATGAATCCGAGCTCATCGTCGACCTGAAGGAACATCAGATCTTCGAGCCTCTCCCCTGATCCAGCGGCGACTACGCCTGCGACGCGCATATCGTTGGCGAGATCGTCCGTGGTCTTGTCCCTGGTATCTACGATGAGGTTCAGCACCCCTCCGGGAAGCCCGGCCTTCTCGGCCAAGCTGTAGAACATGTAAAGCGGCGA
This genomic window contains:
- a CDS encoding aldehyde dehydrogenase family protein, yielding MVDLPDIQTTEEGREYEKNIMMVLSGEKKDYPSYFGGFMIASGVEFDVISPIDETIKFGIFQEPEDGIMLEAVTSAVKAQKEWAKVPSAERAAYFEMPLRTIEARRLFYAAAVTVATGMAREDALLEVDRLIEIMRKAIADGKAGIKGDPTGVWAVISAHNSPLAAPAGYAVAAMVAGNSVIMNPSRYCPSPLYMFYSLAEKAGLPGGVLNLIVDTRDKTTDDLANDMRVAGVVAAGSGERLEDLMFLQVDDELGFINEIKGMNPAIVYHPADMKAAARAVAESAFAYSGQRPFSCSKVIVTADEQRKFLDALTAEVGKIVISDPVNDTTFSGPIISRKSEERYRALLAENAGFIVAKADPSEDSPMGPYVPFAVLAGLDDENDLSFMDSGFPILNVKVVDSLDDAFFELENTECGLSAGIFSKDQKAIGRFEEEADAPLRFVNKSSRSLAPGIWAVAERFTKRSA
- a CDS encoding putative DNA binding domain-containing protein; the protein is MAKIGSDGDDKEGRSAMVTYAILLVTTAIIAVLGMMLGDMGDLLLTAPVIVVLLLTIFSERKIHLPTLTVIMIWTSMILSISSRIFFHGNALAILANILMGINLTLIGLIVVFILMGKMPGDSKKRSLIEALVAGSIAMSVFMGMIMLQYYMSFLFSRMSIPTVPIMMDQTRDMLIGVAITIVLYIEFRESSIFKYTLVDFLQNNSGALGLEDQERREIADLIHKGESDSLEFKSTLRTNLATGAVDKRMEKAVLKTLVAFMNTDGGTLLIGVSDDGEVRGTDIESFDNLDKMNLHLTNMIASAIGNDYLPYINFRSLDYEDGKYVIRVDCQKTKKAVFLREGKSEQYYVRSGPSSVELTGMSLVNYINNRYGKNRWLRKPAPAIPMPTDDDAKKEE
- a CDS encoding ACT domain protein — its product is MKIWEFAKVKGSKIKVDNWMSDTMGLVNGGCVYSTLFKHPDQGPKDYEMILSMFPQENYRTLTHITMYLDDVPGSSAQAANFLAEKEINILNSVSLNGISDTVIVWKMMADLNFAGEGDMLKESFESLKAKDDPSVSKIKRIDIKPAEIGRLFKTGQSTGGKEEIRRGYPSTLKDGCFDVAEQYGDVLGDLDGKNALITIDADSWIMSVTFFKPDTKLVKACITIPDCPGGITQALGIIADWNVNLISVFSKIKVCYQKMYLELFMDIGKSRMTADEIREALPKAMSDLNGVFELAEFTELN
- a CDS encoding DHA2 family efflux MFS transporter permease subunit; translation: MSPTELTDGRKRLIFLNIVVICTATSMMSTALATAIPSISEALNISDSLTQWLTSGYMLVMGIMMPASAFFVKRVPTRILYIATVAVFVVGMLIDLVANDFATLMLGRILQAASNGILMSMAQVVLLTIYRKERHGTVLGWYGLSMSAAPIIAPTIAGVMINAFGWRGAFYIPLIIAVVSLVITLSSMVNVVDVSKIPFDVLSFATCALMFGGLTLGVSNVISYGLMSELSYIPIVVGLIGAVIFVYRQLHLENPFLDLRLFRTRQFSLAVICSMLFYVVTMSYSLLMPVCYQKCFGCDPAMAGLFLLPAALLCTIMSPIAGRLYDSYGIRKPMLICMVLCLVACAGVAMIPVDSNVLFIVAIGSVIGISGCMVMPMTTWGVSSVGFESRPDATALLNSMRTVSGAMGMSAMMALVTLVAGDRLPVNAATMDGMHIAFIILGAISVVLVALSLFARSANDPVKK